In Erigeron canadensis isolate Cc75 chromosome 7, C_canadensis_v1, whole genome shotgun sequence, one DNA window encodes the following:
- the LOC122606852 gene encoding homeobox-leucine zipper protein HAT5-like, giving the protein MAARSFLFGGGDGQGTTKRLHGSSTLNPLDSFLVSRSAHFQGSRSMVSFGDKGSGSRGHCFQSFDHEENGDDDYDDYLHQPEKKRRLTVDQVRFLEKSFDLDNKLEPERKVQLAKEIGLQPRQVAIWFQNRRARWKNKQLEKDYDDLQENYNKLKAHYDNLVKEKEKLKSEVEELSDKLILHEKGTSDSSSTRSPFEPELCKTHVDHGCEEDISKTMSTEYGQNGTIIEKSVVADKEVYMSLLERVDSSYVYEQEQSDGSLDEENNLSTMFQPLVGDYTLPKVENGGYAEPHSVNSYYLGLPGDDQAFGFWSY; this is encoded by the exons ATGGCAGCTCGGAGTTTTCTTTTTGGTGGCGGTGATGGTCAGGGAACAACAAAAAGGCTTCATGGCTCTTCTACTCTTAATCCTCTTGATTCTTTCTTGGTTTCAAGATCCGCTCATTTCCAAG GTTCCCGGTCAATGGTTAGTTTTGGAGATAAAGGAAGTGGATCCAGGGGGCACTGTTTTCAATCGTTTGATCACGAAGAAAATGgagatgatgattatgatgattactTGCACCAGCCTGAAAAGAAAAGGCGGCTCACAGTTGATCAAGTCCGGTTCTTGGAGAAAAGTTTTGACTTAGATAACAAGCTAGAGCCAGAACGCAAGGTCCAGCTTGCAAAAGAGATCGGACTGCAGCCTAGGCAGGTTGCCATTTGGTTTCAAAATCGCCGAGCACGTTGGAAGAATAAGCAACTTGAGAAAGACTATGATGATTTGCAAGAGAATTACAATAAACTTAAAGCCCACTACGATAATCTTGTTAAAGAGAAGGAAAAACTGAAATCCGAG GTTGAGGAATTAAGCGATAAATTGATTCTACATGAGAAGGGAACTTCAGATTCATCAAGCACTAGAAGCCCGTTTGAGCCAGAACTATGTAAAACACATGTTGATCACGGGTGTGAAGAAGATATATCCAAAACCATGAGCACGGAATATGGGCAAAACGGTACTATCATAGAGAAAAGCGTCGTGGCTGACAAAGAGGTTTACATGTCTCTCTTAGAACGAGTTGATTCATCGTACgtatatgaacaagaacaaagTGATGGATCATTGGATGAAGAAAATAACTTGAGCACAATGTTTCAACCTTTGGTGGGTGATTACACATTACCAAAGGTTGAAAATGGCGGATATGCGGAGCCACATTCGGTGAACTCTTATTACCTCGGGCTCCCTGGAGATGATCAAGCCTTCGGTTTTTGGTCATACTGA